In Streptomyces sp. NBC_00344, the genomic window GTTCCGGGTCCTCGAGCGGAACCAGTACGGCGTGATCCTCCAATACCGTTCTCAGTAAGGGGAGTTGTCATGGTCTCCAGTTCGTCGCCGGTCCTTGGCGGGGCCGCGCTCAGGGGTGCGGTAGCGGTGTCGGGATGGCTGGCTCTGGCGGCCACAGCGCTGCCAGGAGGCGCTCCGCTTCGCTGGATTCCGGTCCTGCTCTTCGTCTCCCTCGGGCCCGGACTCGCCCTGCTCCTTCCCCAGCCCGCCCGGCTAAGACCGGCCGCCCGCCTCGAGGCGCTGGCGCTGGCCGCTCCGGTCAGCCTCTCGCTCGGGGCGCTGGTCTCCACCTCGCTCTTCCTGGTGGAGGGGTTCTCCGCGACCGCGTTCCTCGTCTCGCTCGCGGTGTTCACCACGGTGGCCGCCGCGCTGCCGGGACTGCCGCTGCCCGCTGCCACCCGGGGCGCGGTGGAGCGTGCCCGCACACCAGTGACGCGCCGGTGACCACAGGAAGGCCGGGACCGCCATGGCGCCCCCGGGCATGGCCGGCGCTGATCGCGCTGGCCGCGCTGCTCATCGGGATCGGCGTATGGATCGCCCGCACCGACGGTACGGGCGCCCGCTCAGGACTGCCCGGGAACGCCGCTTCGGGAGAACGCCCGCACGGCCCCTGCGCGCCGACCGCGGCACTGGTGCCCCCGTGCGGGGCCTGGTGGGGCGCCTACGTCCCGTACGCGAAGGACGGCTCGCTCACCCGGCCGGTGCACGCCTTCGAGAAGAGGATCGGCCGCAGGCTCGATCTGCTGTACACCTACCACGACATGTCCAGGGGCAGGCTGGACGGCCAGCTCCTCACCCCGCAGGAGCAGGAGCTCGGCAGGGACCGTCTGCTGATGCTCGCCTGGGAGTCCACGGTCTGGCGCGAACCGCACCACGCCCACTACACCGAGGACCAGCTCGGCTGGAGGAACATCGCGGACGGGACCTACGACGAGGACATCATCGATCCGGGCGCCGAGCGCATCAAGGCGTACGGAAAGCGGGTCTTCTTCTCCTTCGACCAGGAGGCCGACGCCCGGATCAGCGAGGGAGCGGGGACCCCCGCGCAGTACGTCGCCGCCTACCGCCACATCCATGACCGCTTCGAGCGGCTCGGTGTGGACAACGTGGTGTGGGTGTGGACGGTCTCCGGCTATCTGGGCCAGGGCAACGACGCCGTCATCAAGTCCCTCTACCCGGGCGACGGTTACGTCGACTGGATCGGCATGGACCAGTACAACTACTACCTCTGCCACCGGACCACCGACTGGAACGGCTTCGCGCAGAGCCAGCGTCCCGCCTACGACTGGCTCCGCAGCCATGTATCCGGCGAGAAGCCCGTCATGATGGCCGAGTTCGCGACCGCCCCAGATCCCGGCGACCCGGCCCGCCAGCGCGACTGGTACACCGGCATTCCGTCCGCCCTGCGGTCGATGCCCGGAGCGAAGGCACTGGTGCAGTGGGACCGCGCGGTCCCCGGGAAGGACTGTGATCTGACGGTCGACAGCGGTCCGGGTCTGGATGGTTACCGGCAGGCGGGCCGGGACAGCTACTTCGCCCAGCCGGTGCCGGGCCGCTAGCGGCCCGGCCTCCGTCTGCCGCCGGCAGGCCCTGCGGCAGACCCCGCGGAGCCCCGGGCCGCGCCGCGCCCCGGCCCGCGACACCCTCCCCCCGTCACCGGGTCCGCTGTCCTGCGGTACGGCGGCGGCCTGCGGCAACGGTCACCGCGGCCAGCGCGAGGAGGCCGAGGACGATCCATCCCCCCACCGCCGCGAACACCTCCCGGCCCACCCAGCCGGCCACCCCCGCCGTCCACATCACCACGGCGGTGACCCGCCAGTGCGTGCCGGGCGATCGCAGCGTGACGGCGAGCAGCCCCAGACAGAGCAGTTGGAGGGCGACGGGCAGGGCGCGAAGCACCACATCGCGGCTGCCAGGACCCGCTGTACCGGACAGGAACGCCGGTGCGCCGTGCCAGGGCGCCGACACGGGGTGCGCAGCGGGACCGTGGAACCAGGACGCGGTGTGCAGCGCGGTCAGGGTGGTCAGGAGCACCGGGACCAGGAGCGCGGGGCGGGGGTGCCGGAGACAGAGCGCCGTGCCGTAGACCACGGTCAGCAGCGTCACGGCGATCACGGTGAGGGGCGGGAGCACGTCGAGCGGGGGCGGGCCCGACGGACGGTGGCGGCCCGCCCCCGCCCATGGGGTGAGAGGTACCCAGAACAGTCCAGCGGCCAGACCGGAAAGCAGCCACAGGACGTCCGTCAGTGGCGAGTCGGGTGTCCCGCCGGAGCCGGAGCCGGAGCGCTGCCGCCCCCGTGCCGGCCCCCCGGCCCGCCGGGAGCCGGGCCCGCCGTCGTCGTGCGGGGCCGCGGCCCGGGCCCAGCTCGTGCCGTAGCGGTCGGGCCCCACGGACCGGCGGGCCGGACGGGCGCGGGTGCCGGAGAGGGCGGCCCGCAGTCCGAAGCCGCATCCCAGGGCGGTCAGTGACATGCTCACCAGGACGGCCCAGCCGGCCCCGTCGATGCCCATGGGGCCGAGCAGTACTGCCGAACTGCCCAGCACCGCGGTGCACATGGCGCCCTGGACGACGGCGAGCGCGCCGGTTCGGCCCTGTACCCGCAGTACCCCGATGTACAGCTCGACGACCACGCGCGGCAGCGCCGCCGCCGCGAGCAGCCGCAGCACCGTGGTGCCGTGGGCGGCGTAGTGGTCACCGAAGGGCCGCAGGATCTGCGGCGCGAAGGCCACCAGAAGGGCCACCACGGGGACGAGCAGGAGGGTCATCCGGCGGAGCGCCCCGCGGACACCCTCCGTCAGCCGTCCGGGGGTGTGCGAGGCGTGCGCGGTGAGCGACGAGGCCATGTTGATGGCCATGTACTCCATGGTCCCGCCGACGGTGTAGGCGATGTAGAAGAAGCCGTTCTGGGCGGGCGGGAAGCGCACCGCGACCATCACGGGCAGCAGATTGATCATCGCCAGTGAGAACAGCGCGCCCACCGAGTCGCCGGCGAGGAAGCGGCCGATCTCCCGCAGCCGCGGCGGTTCCCGGTCATGGTCGGCGGCGGCCTGACGGGGAATGAGCCTGCGGAAGACGAGCCAGCCGAGCGGCAGTACCGACAGCGCGATGGCCGCGGCCCAGGAGACGAAGATGCCCAGCACCGGGAGTGCCGCGGAGAACACCGCGAGCAGCAGCAGCTTGCCGGTCGAGAAGACCGCGTTGCCGACGGGCACCCAGAAGGCCCTGCGGAGCCCGGTCAGTACCCCGTCCTGCAGGGTCAGCAGCGCCCAGGCGGCACAGGACGCGGTGAACAGAAGCCCGGCCCGGAGCGTGCCCAGCGGCGCGTACGCGGGCCCCCACCGGCCCAGCGTGAGCAGAAAGACACCGCAGCCCAGACAGACCACGACCGTGCTCGCCAGGTAGGCGCGCAGAACCAGCGGGGCGGTCGCCCGGCCCGCCCGGGGTACGTACCGGACCACCGCGCCGGTCATGGTGGTGGCGGTGACCGATGCCAGCAGGCGCATCGCGGCGATGGCGGCCGAACCCTGTCCGACGGCCTCCTCGGAGTAGTACCGGGCGGCGGCGAGCCAGAAGCCGAGGCCCAGCGCGGCGGAGACACCGGTGGAGAGCATCAGCGCATAGGCGTTGCGGAACATCGACGCGCTGCCGGCGGCCCCCGTCGGGTCCGGGGCCCGGTCCGCGGGGGCGAGCACGGCGGGCCCGGGGGCCCCGGCACCCCGGGGGGACGTGGCCCCGGCCGCCTCAGCCACCGTCCGGGCACCCCCGGGCCGGCTCGGCGCCCAGCGCGGTGAGGACCGCTACGACCTCGGCGGCTCTCAGCGGATCGACGGGCAGGGCGTGACGGGCGAACCAGCGCGCCGGTGCCGGTGACGGCGAGGGGTCGGTGAAGGACTCGCCCGCGTAGTCGTCCAGCGGAGGGTCGTAGAGATAGCCGACGGTGATGCGGCGCCGTGCCAGCGCCGCGATGGCCGCGTCCCGGTCCTCGACCAGCAGCGGCACCCGGAACAGCGGTTGCAGCGGGCCGGGGCGCGCCCACCGGGTGGCGTACAGCATCTCGGTGCCCGCGCGGTGCGCGGCCAGCGTGCGGTCCAGACGGCGTGTCAGCCGCTCCACTCTGCGCAGCCGTTGGGTTCCGGGGGTCAGCCGGTAGTCGTGCATGTCGACCCGTACCCAGGGGTCGAAGCCGGTGAGTGAGGGGGCGGTGTCCATCGCCCGCTTCAGCTCGCCGGGTCTCAGCGGCATCCGGATCGACTCGCGCTCCTGCATCCCGAGCAGCCGCATCGTGGCGTGGGCGGCCGGGGTGAGACGCAGCCCGCGCACCACCGCCTCGGCGTACGGGCGTACCGCGTAGGCGGCTTCGGCGGCCGGTCTGCGCGGCGCGAGGAGCTCGTCCCGTGCTCGCGCCAGTTCACCGCGCACCGTCGGGTCGGCGACGGAGAGGACACCGCCCGTCCTGGCGTGCGGGTGTTTGGAGAGCGAGAAGACGGAGGCGTCTCCGAAGCTGCCCACCGGCCGGCCGCCCACCAGGCTGCCGACGGCATGCGCCGCGTCCTCCACCATCGGGATGCCCAGCTCGTCGCAGCGGGCACGGAGTTCCGGCGCGGGGTCGGGGTTCCCGTACAGATTGGTGGTCAGCACGGCGGACAGGCCGCCCCAGACCGCGTCGGGAACCGCCGCCGGGTCGATGGATCCGTCCTGTGCGCGCAGCGGCGCCTGCACCGGCCGCAGTCCGGCCGCCAGCACCACGAAGAAGATGACGTCGTCGTTGACGGGTGACATCAGCACCCGGCCGCCGGGCGCGCACCATCTGCGCAACGCCAGGTACAGACCCGTCCTGCACGACGGTACGTAGAGACATTCACGGCCCAGACGGCGTCGCAGTACATCCTCGATCCGCGCTGCCCGGCCGCTCGTTGCGAGCGCCATGCACAGTCCCCCCTGAGCCCTGCGGCCAATCTGACGCAGGGTGGGGTGATTCGTCAATAATGCGGAGGGGTGGTGCAACAAGCCCGTGACGGGACGTCCGGAACGCGGAAGAGCCGGTCCCGGCAAGCGGGACCGGCTCTTCCGCCGAGGGGCGTCAGTTCCTCGGGACGTGTGTCACTGCTCCAGGGTCAGGCCCTTGCGGAGCTTCACCAGGGTGCGGGAGAGCAGCCGCGAGACGTGCATCTGCGAGATGCCCAGTTCCTCGCCGATCTCCGACTGCGTCATATTGGCGACGAAGCGGAGCGAGAGGATCTGCCGGTCGCGCGAGGGCAGTCCGGCGATGAGCGGCTTCAGCGACTCGATGTACTCGACGCCTTCGAGGTCGTGGTCCTCGTAGCCGATCCGGTCCGCCAGCGCGCCCTCCGACTCGTCGTCCTCGGGCTGGGCGTCGAGGGAGCTCGCCGTGTAGGCGTTGCTCGCCGTCATTCCCTCGACGACCTCTTCCCTGGTGAGGTCGAGGCGGGCGGCGAGTTCCGCCACGGTGGGGGCGCGGTCGAGCTGCTGAGAGAGTTCGTCCCCGGCCTTGGCGAGGTCGAGGCGGAGTTCCTGGAGGCGGCGCGGTACCCGGACCGACCAGGAGGTGTCACGGAAGAAGCGCTTGATCTCACCGATGATGGTCGGCATCGCGAAGGTGGGGAACTCCACACCTCTGCTGAGCTCGAAGCGGTCGATCGCCTTGATCAGGCCGATGGTGCCGACCTGGATGATGTCCTCCATCGGCTCGCTGCGGGAGCGGAAGCGGGAGGCGGCGAACTTGACCAGCGCGAGGTTCAGCTCGACCAGGGTGTTCCGTACGTATGCGTGCTCGTGTGTTCCCTCTTCGAGGGACTCGAGACGCGCGAAGAGCGTCTTCGAAAGGGCCCTGGCATCCAGCGGGCCCACCTCGTCGTACGGCGGAATCTCGGGAATTTCCTCGAGTCCGGTCTCGATCCGGTTGGGGTGGGTAGTCGACGTACCGGCGGAGTGTTCGTCGAGCTGGGGTGACATGGTGCCTCCATGGTTCTCGGCGTATGGCTGCCGATGCCTGTTCGGTGTCCGCGGTGTAGCGGCGCCTCCAAAGCCGGTCGTGTCGAATGATGACCCTCTAGGCCTATCGGCTCGGGATGGGCAAACGCAAGGACCAAATGTCCATAATTGTCGTGCTTGTTGGGGTTGCTCCGCTACCGGTCGGTCCCTCAAGGGCGTAGTCTTTCTCGCACGTCAGAGACATCTCACAACCACGGCGAAGAGGGACGGACACGGACATGGACCGCGGGACCGTCGGCAGTGCGAACCGGGGCCGGCTTCTGGTCGAAGTCCGGGCCGAGGGCCGAAGTGAAGTGGTGACCCCGGCGGGTGAGCTGGATCACCACACCGCCGAACTGCTCAGTGCGCCGCTGGACAAGGCCCTCGAGCGCGGCAGGACCCGGCTGGTCGTGGACTGCTCTGCGCTCGAATTCTGTGACTCCACCGGCTTGAACGTGCTGCTGGGCGCCCGCCTCAAGGCGGAAGCCGCGGGCGGCGGGGTCCATCTGGCCGGGATGCTCCCGGTGGTGGCCAGGGTGTTCGAGATCACGGGCGCCGAGGCGGTTTTCACCGTGCATGACTCTCTGGCCGACGCTCTGCGCGACTGATCGGCACACTCTGTTGAAAAAATGAGTGTTGCGGCCATTCGACAGGGCAGGAGTCCCTGCGCAATCTTTTGTACCCCTGACTTTCTAGATCCGGTGAATCGGTGAGGTGAAGCGCTGATGAGCACCACCCGGCAGCAGCCGCCGGGGGACCTCGGCCCCGAGCGCGACGGCGCCGGACCAGCCTTTACCGTGTCCGCCGAAGGTCGCACCCGCACGCTCCTTCTGCGGGATGCAAGCGGCATCGTCCCTCTGGCCCGCGATTTCACGCGCCAGGCGCTGTACGACTGGGGCTGGCTGCCCGCGGAGGCCGCCGATCGCCGTGCGGCCGCCGAGGATGTCCTGCTGGTCGTCTCCGAGCTGGTCACCAACGCGTGCCTGCACGCCGAGGGCCCCGAGGACCTGCGGGTCTCCTACGGACAGAAGGTGCTCCGTCTGGAGGTCTCCGACCGCGGCACGGGTCAGCCGACCCCCCGCAGCCCGCACCGGGCGGGCCGGCCCGGCGGCCACGGCATGTTCATCGTCGAGCGGCTCTGTCTCGACTGGGGAGTGGTCCGTACGCCGGGAATGCCCGGCAAGATGGTCTGGGCGGAGCTCTCCGCTCCGGCCTGACCCGCCACCCCTTCCGCACCGCCTCTGAGC contains:
- a CDS encoding glycoside hydrolase family 26 protein — its product is MTTGRPGPPWRPRAWPALIALAALLIGIGVWIARTDGTGARSGLPGNAASGERPHGPCAPTAALVPPCGAWWGAYVPYAKDGSLTRPVHAFEKRIGRRLDLLYTYHDMSRGRLDGQLLTPQEQELGRDRLLMLAWESTVWREPHHAHYTEDQLGWRNIADGTYDEDIIDPGAERIKAYGKRVFFSFDQEADARISEGAGTPAQYVAAYRHIHDRFERLGVDNVVWVWTVSGYLGQGNDAVIKSLYPGDGYVDWIGMDQYNYYLCHRTTDWNGFAQSQRPAYDWLRSHVSGEKPVMMAEFATAPDPGDPARQRDWYTGIPSALRSMPGAKALVQWDRAVPGKDCDLTVDSGPGLDGYRQAGRDSYFAQPVPGR
- a CDS encoding lipopolysaccharide biosynthesis protein, which gives rise to MAEAAGATSPRGAGAPGPAVLAPADRAPDPTGAAGSASMFRNAYALMLSTGVSAALGLGFWLAAARYYSEEAVGQGSAAIAAMRLLASVTATTMTGAVVRYVPRAGRATAPLVLRAYLASTVVVCLGCGVFLLTLGRWGPAYAPLGTLRAGLLFTASCAAWALLTLQDGVLTGLRRAFWVPVGNAVFSTGKLLLLAVFSAALPVLGIFVSWAAAIALSVLPLGWLVFRRLIPRQAAADHDREPPRLREIGRFLAGDSVGALFSLAMINLLPVMVAVRFPPAQNGFFYIAYTVGGTMEYMAINMASSLTAHASHTPGRLTEGVRGALRRMTLLLVPVVALLVAFAPQILRPFGDHYAAHGTTVLRLLAAAALPRVVVELYIGVLRVQGRTGALAVVQGAMCTAVLGSSAVLLGPMGIDGAGWAVLVSMSLTALGCGFGLRAALSGTRARPARRSVGPDRYGTSWARAAAPHDDGGPGSRRAGGPARGRQRSGSGSGGTPDSPLTDVLWLLSGLAAGLFWVPLTPWAGAGRHRPSGPPPLDVLPPLTVIAVTLLTVVYGTALCLRHPRPALLVPVLLTTLTALHTASWFHGPAAHPVSAPWHGAPAFLSGTAGPGSRDVVLRALPVALQLLCLGLLAVTLRSPGTHWRVTAVVMWTAGVAGWVGREVFAAVGGWIVLGLLALAAVTVAAGRRRTAGQRTR
- a CDS encoding DegT/DnrJ/EryC1/StrS family aminotransferase; the encoded protein is MALATSGRAARIEDVLRRRLGRECLYVPSCRTGLYLALRRWCAPGGRVLMSPVNDDVIFFVVLAAGLRPVQAPLRAQDGSIDPAAVPDAVWGGLSAVLTTNLYGNPDPAPELRARCDELGIPMVEDAAHAVGSLVGGRPVGSFGDASVFSLSKHPHARTGGVLSVADPTVRGELARARDELLAPRRPAAEAAYAVRPYAEAVVRGLRLTPAAHATMRLLGMQERESIRMPLRPGELKRAMDTAPSLTGFDPWVRVDMHDYRLTPGTQRLRRVERLTRRLDRTLAAHRAGTEMLYATRWARPGPLQPLFRVPLLVEDRDAAIAALARRRITVGYLYDPPLDDYAGESFTDPSPSPAPARWFARHALPVDPLRAAEVVAVLTALGAEPARGCPDGG
- a CDS encoding RNA polymerase sigma factor SigF is translated as MSPQLDEHSAGTSTTHPNRIETGLEEIPEIPPYDEVGPLDARALSKTLFARLESLEEGTHEHAYVRNTLVELNLALVKFAASRFRSRSEPMEDIIQVGTIGLIKAIDRFELSRGVEFPTFAMPTIIGEIKRFFRDTSWSVRVPRRLQELRLDLAKAGDELSQQLDRAPTVAELAARLDLTREEVVEGMTASNAYTASSLDAQPEDDESEGALADRIGYEDHDLEGVEYIESLKPLIAGLPSRDRQILSLRFVANMTQSEIGEELGISQMHVSRLLSRTLVKLRKGLTLEQ
- a CDS encoding STAS domain-containing protein, coding for MDRGTVGSANRGRLLVEVRAEGRSEVVTPAGELDHHTAELLSAPLDKALERGRTRLVVDCSALEFCDSTGLNVLLGARLKAEAAGGGVHLAGMLPVVARVFEITGAEAVFTVHDSLADALRD
- a CDS encoding ATP-binding protein — encoded protein: MSTTRQQPPGDLGPERDGAGPAFTVSAEGRTRTLLLRDASGIVPLARDFTRQALYDWGWLPAEAADRRAAAEDVLLVVSELVTNACLHAEGPEDLRVSYGQKVLRLEVSDRGTGQPTPRSPHRAGRPGGHGMFIVERLCLDWGVVRTPGMPGKMVWAELSAPA